From Phalacrocorax carbo chromosome 6, bPhaCar2.1, whole genome shotgun sequence, a single genomic window includes:
- the CFAP57 gene encoding cilia- and flagella-associated protein 57 gives MSAAVAAQPVAVFGCRPRVAGGVCFLEDQVVLHAAGAGCLRLHLEQKWHKFIPGTEKSRGVQALAVSPNRQYLAVSEIVADQPSLAVYKLSSGPARRRRVLASAKLPVQEVVSLAFSPDCRYLAATTAPPEGHLTYWFWEKQQLMAVARIEGPGSSTCQVSFGPQDNTQVCITGNGFFKLFKYSEGTLKQINLQKGGPQNYLCHAWLSEEEVICGTDTGKLILFETGERRWETSVEYKKTPREQEEDATAKEYESSHVCCGLASEDNSQQDSLPQISAVAAYSKGFACSSSPGVVLLFEKTKEKQVYKESQEIWLPQDLFSSEPKQSVRQDIICICFSPSEETMVVNTSKNQLYMFAMLPADLMKEKAAYFAYLNFPLHSASITGLDICVWKPILATCSLDRSVRIWNYKTNTLELCKEYREEAYAVSLHPTGLFCLVGFSDKLRFISLLYEDMHVFKEFAVRKCRECSFSNGGHLFAAVNGNVIQIYSSITFENINNLKGHSGKIYAVKWSADDAKFVSCDTHGAVYEWNMMTDKRESECVLKSCSYSSIALSSDAKVIFAVGSDQTLKEISESSIQHEMSAFGVVYTAVAVSHSGRMVFVGTSLGTIRTMKYPLPLTKDFNEYQAHAGAVTKMSVTNDDLFLLTASEDGSIFIWKVYDKGGGILKWEKEVEYAEEVLMMRSDIEEKSQTMLDLQIRVKELQTENDYQLRLKDIYCNEKIKELEENFTQEIGSLKTKHQILQTEKEKQELQHQFQLSELMNKQAREVQQLESDSNQKLLMENEKYQELQVKSQRMQEEYEKQLHNLEESKSRAVNELTEYYEKKLNEKSVLLEEAEEDIRQQLQAHEEIRKQIEEDEDREILEIKIKYERLLLEERESNLQLKGETGVMNKRLNSLQKELKERNRDIEEMTLEQHKLQGIIKSLEKDILALKSEIQERADTIQDKEKHIYDLKKKNQELEKFKFVLDYRIEEFKKQIGSRENDIKTMKEQICETEGELERFHKESTQLKLNITQLQQKLKATDHEMHRERRKKQNMEALIKRFKTDLHNCVGFIQDSKKMKDGIRELYTKYVQQSDMVETEAVDTDLQQECMRQREYLERNLAALKKKVVKDQEVHQAAYMRIVQENVTLIKEINDLRQELKVAHTQVHDLQSTLRLTKKKKAIQDKAPSSELLSSPAILRLNAEKESEKIIEMQQLEIQHLRDQIQEKQQFLAVQPLLDGNLPKLNLERSHKTQQQ, from the exons ATGtcggcggcggtggcggcgcaGCCCGTGGCTGTCTTCGGCTGCCGGCCGCGGGTCGCCGGCGGCGTCTGCTTCTTGGAGGACCAGGTCGTGCTGCacgcggcgggggcgggctgTCTCCGGCTCCACCTCGAGCAGAAATGGCACAAGTTCATCCCAG GCACCGAGAAGAGCCGGGGTGTGCAGGCGCTGGCCGTCAGCCCCAACCGGCAGTACCTGGCTGTCTCAGAGATAGTGGCGGATCAGCCATCCCTGGCGGTCTACAAGCTGTCATCGGGGCCGGCGCGGCGGCGAAGGGTGCTGGCCTCTGCCAAGCTGCCAGTGCAGGAGGTGGTGTCCCTGGCCTTCTCACCTGACTGCCGGTACCTGGCGGCCACCACTGCCCCCCCCGAGGGGCACCTCACCTACTGGttctgggagaagcagcagctgatggCGGTGGCCCGCATTGAGGGCCCGGGCAGCAGCACCTGCCAG GTAAGCTTTGGTCCTCAAGACAATACACAGGTTTGTATCACCGGAAATggcttttttaaactttttaagtACAGTGAAGGAACTTTGAAGCAGATTAATTTACAAAAGGGAGGGCCGCAAAACTACTTGTGCCATGCCTGGCTCTCCGAGGAGGAAGTTATATGTGGCACTGACACAGGCAAACTTATCTTGTTTGAAACTGGAGAGCGGCGCTGGGAGACAAGCGTAGAgtacaaaaaaacacccagggAACAAGAAGAAGATGCAACAGCAAAAGAATATGAGAG TTCTCATGTCTGTTGTGGACTGGCCTCTGAAGATAATTCACAACAGGATTCTTTGCCTCAAATATCTGCAGTTGCAGCTTATTCCAAAGGCTTTGCATGTTCGTCTAGCCCAGGAGTTGTTCTTCTGTTTGAGAAGACCAAGGAAAAGCAAGTCTACAAAGAGAGTCAAGAAATCTGG CTTCCTCAGGACCTCTTCAGCAGTGAGCCAAAACAGTCAGTCAGGCAGGACATTATATGTATATGCTTCAGCCCCTCTGAGGAAACGATGGTCGTTAACACAAGTAAAAATCAGCTTTACATGTTTGCTATGCTCCCCGCCGATCTTATGAAG GAGAAGGCAGCTTATTTTGCATATCTGAATTTTCCATTGCATTCTGCTTCGATCACTGGTCTGGACATCTGTGTATGGAAACCCATTCTTGCTACGTGTTCCCTGGATAGATCTGTCCGCATCTGGAATTACAAGACAAA CACTTTGGAGCTGTGTAAGGAATATCGAGAGGAAGCGTACGCAGTATCACTTCATCCCACTGGCCTTTTCTGTTTAGTTGGGTTTTCTGACAAACTACGATTTATAAGTCTACTGTATGAGGACATGCATGTCTTCAAGGAGTTTGCTGTGAGAAAGTGCAGAGAG TGCTCATTCAGTAATGGAGGCCatctttttgctgctgttaatgGAAATGTGATTCAAATTTATTCCAGCATCACCTTTGAGAATATTAATAATCTGAAAGGACACAGTGGGAAG ATATATGCAGTTAAGTGGAGTGCAGATGATGCTAAATTTGTCTCCTGTGACACCCATGGTGCTGTGTATGAGTGGAACATGATGACAGATAAACGGGAGTCAGAGTGTGTGCTCAAGTCATGCAGCTACAGCAGCATTGCCCTGTCTTCTGATGCCAAAGTCATCTTTGCTGTTGGATCTGACCAAACTCTCAAAGAAATTTCAGAGTCTTCG atccAGCATGAAATGTCTGCTTTTGGTGTTGTTTATACTGCAGTAGCTGTTTCTCATTCTGGGCGCATGGTATTTGTTGGTACATCTCTGGGGACAATTCGAACTATGAAATACCCGTTACCTTTGACAAAGGATTTCAACGAGTATCAGGCCCATGCAGGTGCTGTTACAAAG ATGTCCGTAACAAACGATGACCTATTTCTGCTGACTGCCTCAGAGGATGGCTCTATATTTATCTGGAAAGTGTATGACAAAGGAGGTGGGATActgaaatgggaaaaggaaGTTGAGTATGCTGAGGAAGTGCTGATGATGAGATCAGATATAGAAGAGAAG AGTCAGACAATGCTAGACCTGCAAATTCGTGTGAAAGAGCTACAGACAGAAAATGATTACCAGCTACGTCTCAAGGACATAtactgtaatgaaaaaataaaggaattggAAGAGAATTTCACTCAGGAAATAGGGTCCCTTAAAACCAAACACCAG attttacagacagagaaagaaaaacaggagcTACAACACCAGTTTCAACTGTCTGAGCTGATGAATAAACAGGCCAGGGAGGTGCAACAGCTAG AATCTGACAGTAATCAGAAACTCTTaatggaaaatgagaaataccAGGAGCTGCAAGTGAAATCCCAGAGGATGCAGGAGGAATATGAGAAACAATTGCACAAtttggaggaaagcaaaagcagggCTGTGAATGAGCTAACAGAATATTACGAGAAAAAACTTAATGAGAAATCTGTTCTGCTGGAAGAG gcagaggaggataTCAGGCAGCAGCTTCAAGCACATGAAGAAATTAGGAAGCAAATTGAAGAAGATGAAGACCGAGAAATCCTGGAAATCAAAATAAAGTATGAGAGACTGCTCTTGGAGGAAAGGGAATCAAACCTGCAACTGAAAGGAGAAACAGGAGTCATGAATAAAAGG TTGAACAGCCTACAGAAAGAGCTCAAGGAGCGAAACAGGGACATTGAGGAAATGACACTGGAACAGCACAAGCTGCAAGGCATCATTAAGTCACTGGAGAAGGACATCTTGGCACTAAAGTCAGAGATTCAAGAGAGAGCTGACACTATCCAAGATAAG GAGAAGCATATATAtgacctgaaaaagaaaaatcaggaacTGGAAAAGTTCAAGTTTGTCCTGGATTACAGAATAGAAGAATTTAAGAAGCAAATAGGATCTCGGGAAAATGACATCAAAACAATGAAGGAGCAGATCTGTGAA aCAGAGGGGGAGCTGGAACGATTCCACAAGGAGAGCACACAGCTGAAGCTGAACATCACACAACTACAACAGAAACTAAAGGCAACTGATCACGAGATGCACAGAGAGAGGCGGAAG AAGCAAAATATGGAAGCTCTCATCAAACGATTTAAAACAGATCTTCATAACTGTGTGGGCTTCATTCAGGAttcaaaaaaaatgaaggatgGGATCCGTGAGCTCTACACCAAGTATGTGCAGCAATCAGACATG GTGGAGACTGAAGCAGTAGACACAGATCTGCAGCAGGAGTGCATGAGACAGCGAGAGTACCTTGAGAGGAATTTggcagctttaaaaaagaaggtgGTAAAGGATCAGGAAGTCCACCAAGCTGCTTACATGCGCATTGTGCAG